One window from the genome of Pedobacter schmidteae encodes:
- a CDS encoding TlpA disulfide reductase family protein produces the protein MKNLLLYSLAGFLSLPGFAQKNFSIKGKITGRKTGYVYLFYPEGERQKTDSVAIRNGVFVFKGKLAEPVMANIAGFKNLRNMDDPNVAGIFIEPGVMEMSINEGAFKSLVLKGSYSNDELKDLEHSKTPIRKEMEPMEVAYRNEKDYEKAPVAYQKLEPFKARMNKIDLEFIRTHPDSYVAAHLMRSKINLLKLEEAITIYNSWTEKIRNSASGKYVNNEIAELKSGSPGSLAKVFSSTDINGEQFNLSDFRGKKYVLIDFWASWCSPCRKGNPHLLSLYSRYKDKGLEIVGVAFDDGNSAGWKKAVETDQIGGWKHVLRGLRVSNGSSDNANDVSKGYGIRSLPTKILIDKEGFIIGRYGGGRENDEAMDKKLAEML, from the coding sequence ATGAAAAACCTATTGTTATACAGCCTGGCAGGATTTTTAAGCCTGCCAGGCTTTGCACAGAAAAATTTCAGTATTAAAGGAAAGATTACTGGAAGGAAGACCGGCTATGTATACTTGTTTTATCCAGAAGGTGAGAGGCAGAAAACCGACAGTGTCGCGATTCGGAACGGCGTCTTTGTGTTTAAAGGTAAACTTGCTGAACCAGTTATGGCAAATATTGCTGGATTTAAAAATCTAAGGAATATGGATGATCCCAATGTGGCCGGAATTTTTATAGAACCTGGTGTAATGGAAATGTCTATAAATGAAGGGGCATTCAAAAGCCTGGTTTTAAAAGGTTCATATAGTAATGATGAGTTGAAGGATTTAGAGCATAGTAAAACGCCGATACGAAAAGAAATGGAACCCATGGAGGTGGCTTATAGGAATGAAAAGGATTATGAAAAGGCACCTGTTGCCTATCAAAAGTTGGAACCTTTCAAAGCCAGAATGAATAAAATAGACCTGGAATTTATCAGGACTCATCCCGACTCTTATGTTGCAGCGCATCTGATGCGTTCGAAAATAAATTTATTGAAGCTGGAAGAAGCGATTACAATTTACAATTCCTGGACTGAAAAGATCAGGAACAGTGCATCGGGTAAATATGTGAATAATGAAATCGCTGAGTTGAAGAGCGGATCACCCGGAAGCCTGGCCAAAGTATTTTCTTCCACAGACATCAATGGCGAGCAATTTAATTTATCCGATTTCAGGGGAAAGAAATATGTTTTGATAGATTTTTGGGCAAGCTGGTGCTCACCTTGCAGGAAAGGAAACCCGCATCTGTTGTCCTTGTATAGTAGGTACAAGGATAAGGGGCTGGAGATTGTCGGGGTAGCGTTTGATGACGGGAATTCTGCAGGTTGGAAGAAGGCTGTTGAAACAGATCAGATAGGGGGATGGAAGCATGTCCTAAGAGGGCTGCGCGTTTCAAATGGAAGTTCTGATAACGCTAATGATGTTAGTAAAGGCTATGGTATCCGCTCATTGCCCACCAAAATTCTGATAGATAAGGAAGGTTTTATTATTGGTCGTTATGGTGGTGGCAGAGAAAATGATGAGGCTATGGATAAGAAACTGGCGGAGATGCTGTGA
- a CDS encoding AraC family transcriptional regulator, whose product MIWQLVATLHLASLYLLVSGNYHQFPNLIGWGDLLAFVHGPFLYLYIFYLTTPIKFSKKKLLHFLPIAFAYLLWISFLLQNPEQKLLLYDQGFSSSYYKIIGIITNVGIIISGIVYVLASVVLLHRYKKKISEEFSDTDKISLNWLRYLIAGIAGIWVFVIFYPTAESIYFSASLYICFIGFFGVRQQQIFKTTNTLSSSATEHHTSSPQSRNPLAEPVNIDLLSNKIKYDWSSLTEDEVERIFLQLNRIMVQEKLYKNAELTLSKLAESLQLKDAALSQVINSKFKKSFYDYINSLRVDECVKMIADEKNKNYTLLSIAFDCGFNSKSSFNRNFRKFTGKSPSDFFRKPAEITYPKAL is encoded by the coding sequence ATGATTTGGCAGCTGGTAGCAACGCTTCATTTAGCCAGTCTGTATTTACTGGTTTCAGGAAACTATCACCAATTTCCCAATTTAATAGGATGGGGAGATTTATTAGCATTTGTTCATGGGCCTTTCCTGTATTTATATATCTTTTATCTTACCACACCAATAAAATTCAGTAAAAAAAAGCTACTTCATTTCTTACCTATTGCTTTTGCCTATCTTTTATGGATATCTTTTTTACTACAAAACCCGGAGCAAAAGCTATTGCTTTATGACCAGGGCTTTTCCTCTTCTTACTATAAGATCATTGGAATCATTACCAATGTTGGCATCATCATTTCGGGAATTGTTTATGTCTTAGCCTCAGTTGTTTTACTGCATCGATATAAGAAAAAAATAAGCGAAGAATTTTCTGATACAGATAAAATCAGCTTGAATTGGCTGCGCTACCTCATCGCAGGCATAGCTGGAATTTGGGTCTTTGTTATTTTTTATCCTACAGCAGAGAGCATCTATTTCAGTGCCTCGCTATATATCTGTTTCATTGGCTTTTTTGGTGTACGTCAACAACAAATATTCAAAACCACCAATACTTTATCCTCCTCAGCAACAGAGCATCACACTTCATCTCCTCAAAGCAGAAACCCTTTAGCAGAACCCGTTAATATAGATTTATTATCCAATAAAATAAAATACGACTGGTCCTCACTTACCGAAGACGAAGTTGAACGTATTTTCCTGCAACTAAACAGGATAATGGTGCAAGAAAAACTGTACAAAAATGCGGAATTAACGCTGAGCAAATTAGCGGAATCCTTACAGCTAAAAGATGCTGCGCTATCGCAAGTCATCAATTCTAAATTTAAGAAGAGTTTTTACGACTATATCAATTCGCTTAGGGTAGATGAATGTGTAAAAATGATTGCTGATGAAAAAAATAAAAATTATACACTGCTGTCTATCGCCTTTGATTGCGGCTTCAATTCCAAATCGTCTTTCAATCGTAATTTTCGAAAATTTACAGGTAAGTCCCCTTCAGATTTTTTCAGAAAACCAGCCGAAATAACATATCCCAAGGCGCTATAG
- a CDS encoding leucine-rich repeat domain-containing protein encodes MTTKIIAGYALFMALSIRTMAQIVRIPDANFKRGIIEQGVDTNGDGEIQVEEARKVTTLYTTKSDIVSLEGIKSFVNLVDFGFHENKVKTVDVSGMKKLKFIYGFDNQLETILTKGCDSLVNISCHKNKIRSIDVSHLKKLVVLSLGWNLLTRLDVSNHNSLLQLEVNDNSLQEIKFNNCPEMLDIWMSRNQIAHPIDLRAMPRLKFFRAYSNPIPELDIRGLANLETCRCYDSNIKTLNLSGTVKLNDLSWY; translated from the coding sequence ATGACCACAAAAATAATAGCAGGCTATGCCTTATTCATGGCTTTATCGATAAGAACCATGGCACAGATTGTCCGTATACCTGACGCGAATTTCAAAAGAGGTATCATTGAGCAAGGTGTCGATACCAATGGAGATGGAGAAATCCAGGTAGAAGAAGCCAGAAAGGTGACTACATTGTATACTACTAAATCCGATATTGTTTCACTGGAAGGCATCAAAAGCTTTGTCAATCTGGTGGATTTTGGCTTTCACGAAAACAAAGTGAAAACGGTAGACGTTTCGGGTATGAAAAAACTCAAATTTATATATGGTTTTGACAACCAGTTGGAAACCATTCTGACAAAAGGCTGCGATAGCCTGGTGAATATCAGTTGCCACAAGAACAAGATCAGGAGTATCGATGTTTCTCACCTGAAAAAATTAGTCGTTTTAAGCCTGGGGTGGAATCTCCTTACCCGGTTGGATGTAAGTAATCATAACTCACTACTGCAATTGGAGGTGAATGACAATTCACTCCAGGAAATAAAATTCAACAATTGCCCTGAAATGCTTGATATCTGGATGTCTAGGAATCAAATAGCACACCCTATCGACCTTAGAGCAATGCCCAGGCTGAAATTCTTCAGAGCTTATTCCAATCCCATCCCTGAGCTGGATATCCGGGGCCTTGCCAATCTTGAAACCTGCAGGTGCTATGATTCGAATATCAAAACGCTCAACTTAAGTGGCACAGTAAAACTGAATGACCTGAGTTGGTATTAA
- a CDS encoding RtcB family protein, with product MGNLRTKDLSKIGYHNDQLRSLVICMASKNFKHYSKQQLLDLLVNINNDPEAFLNNELTSKIAEKIIGKVEGASFKTYELRDQPVFCKTYGAKHIEPSAKKQMELANLLPISIQGALMPDAHMGFGLPIGGVLATDNAVIPYAVGMDIGCRMALSIIDESDGFLKRFEYQIKQALKNHTHFGMEGGLDVRQEHEVLDSHVFNEIPFLKSLRGKAVRQLGTSGNGNHFVEFGELEMLPDNTLGLPAKRYTALLTHSGSRGLGSAIARHYTQIAMNTCKLPRHAQQLAWLDMNSEAGQEYWLTMTLAGDYAKACHERIHANLLKALGLTALQVVENHHNFAWKDKLADGMEVILHRKGATPAHENELGIIPGSMTTPAYLISGKATADALYSASHGAGRAMSRQKAKDSTTVSSMKKLLANAGVTLIGGTVEENPLAYKDIEAVITAQRELVDIQGKFFPRIVRMNKD from the coding sequence ATGGGCAATTTAAGAACAAAAGATTTAAGTAAAATAGGTTATCATAATGATCAGCTGCGAAGCCTGGTTATTTGCATGGCCTCCAAAAATTTCAAACACTACAGTAAACAGCAATTGCTGGATCTGTTGGTAAATATTAACAATGATCCGGAAGCATTTTTGAATAATGAATTAACGAGTAAGATAGCTGAGAAGATAATAGGTAAAGTAGAAGGGGCATCGTTTAAAACTTACGAGTTACGCGATCAACCGGTATTCTGTAAAACATATGGCGCTAAGCATATTGAGCCGTCGGCTAAAAAGCAAATGGAGCTGGCCAACCTCTTGCCAATCAGCATACAGGGTGCATTAATGCCGGATGCGCATATGGGCTTTGGCTTACCAATTGGTGGTGTGTTGGCTACAGACAATGCAGTTATCCCCTACGCAGTAGGAATGGATATTGGCTGTCGGATGGCGCTCTCTATTATCGACGAGAGTGATGGTTTTCTAAAGAGGTTTGAATACCAGATCAAACAGGCCTTAAAAAACCATACTCATTTCGGTATGGAAGGTGGATTGGATGTAAGGCAGGAACATGAAGTTTTAGATAGCCATGTATTTAATGAGATTCCTTTTTTAAAATCCTTACGCGGAAAGGCGGTAAGGCAGTTGGGAACCTCTGGCAATGGAAACCACTTTGTAGAGTTCGGTGAGCTAGAAATGCTCCCTGATAATACCTTGGGACTACCAGCAAAAAGGTATACGGCTTTATTAACGCACTCGGGAAGCAGAGGTTTGGGTTCGGCCATTGCAAGGCACTATACCCAGATTGCCATGAATACTTGTAAGCTTCCACGTCATGCACAACAATTGGCCTGGCTGGACATGAACAGCGAAGCTGGACAGGAATATTGGCTCACAATGACCTTGGCTGGAGATTATGCAAAAGCCTGCCATGAACGCATACATGCCAATTTGTTAAAAGCACTAGGATTAACTGCTTTACAGGTTGTAGAAAACCACCATAATTTTGCTTGGAAGGACAAACTTGCTGACGGCATGGAAGTGATTCTTCACCGCAAGGGTGCAACACCAGCGCATGAGAACGAGTTGGGCATTATTCCGGGCAGCATGACTACTCCTGCTTATTTAATTTCGGGTAAAGCTACGGCGGACGCTCTGTATTCAGCTTCGCATGGTGCAGGTCGTGCGATGAGCAGGCAAAAGGCTAAGGATAGTACGACTGTGTCTTCCATGAAAAAGTTACTTGCTAATGCCGGTGTTACCTTAATTGGGGGAACGGTTGAAGAGAATCCCTTAGCGTATAAAGACATCGAGGCTGTCATCACTGCTCAACGTGAGCTCGTTGATATTCAAGGCAAGTTTTTTCCACGGATCGTTAGAATGAACAAGGACTAA
- the prfH gene encoding peptide chain release factor H, with protein MKKIMIQITSGKGPVECCRVVACVQSLMMKQAKQQGVELEVLESKPGDLNRTLLSATMVATGNNLDAYIAEWAGTIQWIAQSPYRKYHKRKNWFVGVAVFDVQDLMQWNPKDVKLETCRSSGPGGQNVNKVETAVRGTHLPSGIQVIAMDTRSQLENKKLCMARLEAKLLVWQTAQLMEKQHSHWQEHNALERGNAVKTIKQDLF; from the coding sequence ATGAAAAAGATCATGATACAAATCACATCAGGCAAAGGTCCGGTAGAATGTTGCCGGGTTGTAGCTTGCGTGCAAAGCCTGATGATGAAACAGGCCAAACAGCAAGGTGTTGAATTGGAGGTGCTTGAAAGTAAACCTGGTGATTTAAACAGAACGCTATTGTCTGCAACGATGGTGGCCACAGGCAACAACTTGGATGCTTACATCGCCGAATGGGCGGGCACCATACAATGGATAGCACAAAGTCCATACAGAAAGTACCATAAGCGTAAAAATTGGTTTGTTGGTGTTGCTGTTTTCGATGTTCAGGATTTGATGCAATGGAATCCTAAGGATGTGAAGCTGGAAACATGCCGATCATCTGGTCCTGGTGGTCAGAATGTGAACAAAGTAGAGACCGCTGTTAGAGGCACTCATCTACCTTCCGGAATACAGGTAATTGCAATGGATACCCGCTCGCAACTGGAAAACAAGAAGCTTTGCATGGCCAGGCTTGAAGCTAAACTATTGGTTTGGCAAACAGCACAGTTGATGGAAAAGCAGCATAGTCATTGGCAGGAGCATAATGCGCTTGAACGAGGAAATGCAGTCAAAACAATTAAACAAGATTTGTTTTGA
- a CDS encoding GNAT family N-acetyltransferase, whose amino-acid sequence MTQHFWKFDFENYYQSGFWEDNCILYSLFDDEKIVSHVTVSLFKKEEKTLMQLGTVMTDEDCQKQGLNRFLMERITVDFKDKIEGTFLFANETVLDYYPKFGLIPVPEFEHFQTKRNTEFIQKYKKRKLDLDLEKDLKLFELLLEKNITNSKFQTENKGLIFFYCYAYPEMGFKDAIYFIDELNCAVIAQLEQQVLHIVEIFSESEIKLDDIISTFSDLLFEEIVFDFTPKESAGFQHRDYKEEDLQLFVSNELQQVFKESHLRINSLSHT is encoded by the coding sequence ATGACTCAACATTTCTGGAAATTTGATTTCGAAAACTATTATCAATCGGGCTTTTGGGAAGATAATTGTATTTTGTACTCTTTGTTTGATGACGAGAAGATTGTGTCTCATGTCACAGTAAGTTTGTTCAAAAAAGAAGAAAAAACATTGATGCAGCTGGGTACAGTGATGACGGATGAGGACTGTCAGAAACAAGGTTTGAACCGATTTTTAATGGAACGTATTACTGTTGATTTCAAAGACAAAATTGAAGGCACTTTTTTATTCGCTAATGAAACCGTATTAGATTATTATCCAAAGTTTGGACTTATTCCTGTGCCCGAATTCGAGCATTTTCAAACCAAAAGGAATACTGAGTTTATTCAAAAGTACAAAAAAAGAAAATTGGATTTGGACCTTGAAAAGGATCTAAAGCTGTTTGAACTGCTGTTAGAAAAAAACATTACCAATTCTAAATTTCAAACTGAAAACAAGGGTCTGATTTTTTTTTACTGTTATGCATATCCGGAGATGGGCTTTAAAGATGCTATTTATTTTATTGATGAGTTAAATTGTGCCGTTATAGCACAATTGGAACAGCAAGTCTTACATATTGTTGAGATTTTTTCTGAATCTGAAATCAAATTAGATGACATCATCAGTACCTTTTCCGATTTGCTATTTGAAGAGATTGTTTTTGATTTTACCCCAAAGGAATCTGCGGGATTTCAACATAGAGATTATAAAGAAGAAGATTTGCAACTTTTTGTTTCTAATGAATTACAACAGGTGTTTAAAGAAAGCCATTTACGCATAAATTCGTTATCACATACCTAA
- a CDS encoding helix-turn-helix transcriptional regulator: protein MRRDIFQAIADPTRRAIITLIAMQAMTPNALAEHFDATRQSISKHLRILTECELIKQEHKGREIYYQLEINKMKEIDKWLEQFRKIWETRFSQLDDLLLTMKNVKK, encoded by the coding sequence ATGAGAAGAGATATTTTTCAAGCTATTGCTGACCCCACAAGACGGGCAATCATTACCCTGATTGCTATGCAGGCTATGACACCTAATGCCCTTGCCGAGCATTTTGATGCCACGCGGCAGTCGATTTCCAAACACTTACGCATTTTAACTGAGTGCGAATTGATAAAACAAGAACACAAAGGCAGGGAAATCTATTACCAACTTGAAATAAACAAAATGAAAGAAATAGACAAATGGCTGGAGCAGTTCCGTAAAATATGGGAAACACGATTTAGCCAACTTGACGACTTATTATTAACCATGAAAAATGTAAAAAAATGA
- a CDS encoding SRPBCC domain-containing protein — protein MKSNLLFDFTVDKSTNTVFVNREFAADQSSVWDAFTKHEILDQWWAPKPWLSKTKYMDFKEGGRRFYAMVGPEGEEHWSIQDFTSITPKTNFKFLDAFTDKDEKVNPQMPGSAWSLEFSESDGVTSVSVVIKHKTLADLENIINMGFKEGFTMTLDYLSTLLAK, from the coding sequence ATGAAAAGTAATCTATTATTCGATTTTACAGTCGACAAGTCTACAAATACAGTATTTGTAAACAGAGAATTTGCAGCAGATCAATCTTCAGTTTGGGACGCATTTACAAAACACGAAATCCTTGATCAATGGTGGGCGCCTAAGCCCTGGCTATCGAAAACCAAATACATGGACTTTAAAGAGGGTGGACGCAGGTTTTATGCAATGGTAGGCCCTGAAGGAGAGGAACATTGGTCCATTCAGGATTTTACGTCTATAACACCCAAAACAAACTTTAAATTTTTAGATGCTTTTACTGACAAAGACGAAAAAGTCAACCCACAAATGCCCGGTTCAGCATGGAGCCTGGAATTTAGTGAATCTGATGGGGTAACCAGTGTAAGTGTTGTGATTAAACACAAAACACTGGCCGATCTGGAAAACATTATCAATATGGGCTTTAAGGAAGGATTTACCATGACATTGGATTACCTGTCTACCTTACTGGCCAAATAA
- a CDS encoding exo-beta-N-acetylmuramidase NamZ domain-containing protein translates to MMKFTSLLFLTLLVISNPKYTVLASPNQSNSYKLKIITGADQTQKYLPYLKGKRIGLVANQSSIIGKTSSVDSLLSLGIKIVKVFGPEHGFRGNASNGAVVGDEKDPKTGIPIVSLYGRNEKPTKEQLMGIDLMVFDIQDVGCRYYTNINTLEHVMQACSENNMELLILDRPNPNGYVVDGPVMTEDRFKSAIGIHYTPMTHGMTIGEFAQYLNGEGYLKKPCKIKIIKVANYNHDMPYVLPINPSPNLNTQQAVLLFPSLCMFEGTAINEGRGTYMPFAILGAPALKGKYSFSYKPVSIPGMSERPNHKDTVCYGLDLRNYDVNKLRSSRQIDLSLLIELYNAYPDKANFFNQERSNGISAFDLRIGTDQLRKQIIAGVSEADIRKSWEPGLQKFKAIRSKYLLYP, encoded by the coding sequence ATGATGAAATTTACTTCTTTATTATTTCTAACGCTTCTGGTGATCAGTAACCCTAAGTATACTGTACTTGCATCGCCCAACCAAAGCAACTCCTATAAGTTGAAAATTATCACAGGTGCCGACCAAACACAAAAATATTTGCCTTATCTAAAAGGGAAACGAATTGGCCTGGTTGCAAATCAGAGCTCCATTATCGGCAAGACCAGCAGTGTTGACAGTTTATTAAGCCTTGGAATTAAAATTGTAAAAGTGTTTGGTCCAGAACATGGCTTTAGAGGTAATGCCAGCAATGGAGCTGTAGTGGGCGATGAGAAAGATCCCAAAACAGGTATTCCAATTGTTTCTTTATATGGCAGAAACGAAAAACCAACGAAGGAACAGCTGATGGGTATTGACTTAATGGTTTTTGATATCCAGGATGTTGGATGCCGTTATTATACCAATATCAATACACTTGAACATGTCATGCAGGCCTGTTCGGAAAACAACATGGAACTGTTGATTCTTGACAGGCCAAATCCTAACGGGTATGTGGTAGATGGGCCGGTAATGACTGAGGATAGATTTAAATCAGCCATCGGGATACATTATACACCCATGACCCATGGCATGACAATTGGAGAGTTTGCACAATACCTTAATGGCGAAGGCTATCTTAAGAAGCCTTGCAAAATTAAGATTATAAAAGTTGCCAACTACAATCATGACATGCCGTATGTATTACCTATAAATCCCTCACCAAATTTAAACACACAACAGGCTGTGTTACTTTTCCCGAGCTTATGTATGTTTGAAGGAACCGCAATCAATGAAGGTCGCGGAACTTATATGCCCTTTGCTATATTGGGAGCACCAGCATTGAAAGGCAAATATTCATTTTCATACAAACCGGTAAGTATTCCGGGGATGAGTGAGCGGCCCAATCATAAAGACACTGTTTGTTATGGCCTGGACCTTCGCAATTATGATGTTAACAAGCTTCGCAGTAGTCGCCAAATTGATTTATCGTTGTTAATTGAATTATACAATGCCTATCCTGACAAAGCTAATTTCTTTAATCAGGAAAGAAGTAATGGAATATCTGCTTTTGACCTGCGTATTGGTACCGATCAATTAAGAAAACAGATCATAGCAGGTGTATCGGAAGCGGATATCAGAAAAAGCTGGGAACCGGGCTTACAGAAATTTAAGGCTATCCGATCTAAATATCTCTTATATCCCTAA
- the eat gene encoding ethanolamine permease: MTQNKGLKKTLTPFMLWGLGVGYVISGMYFGWNLGLEKGGTGGMAVATLIIMLMYITFTFSYAELACAIPKAGGVFDYANKAMGQNIGFIAGIAQVVEFILAPPAIAFAIGAYFNAFFPQVPILTSAIAIYFVFTALNVYGVKAAASFEVVVTIFAVGELLLFSGIAAPRFEMANMVHHAWPNGWMGVFGAIPFAIWFFLGIEGIANVAEETKNPQRDISKGFGWAIFTLAVLCILIFFTATGIAGWEAIVYKNGVGGETSDSPLPLALAKITGSSHFMYHLLITVGLFGLVASFHGLILAAGRSTYEMGRVHNLPSFLGKISPRFHTPANALIGNMVIGILALLSGKTSEIIIVSVFGALTLYIISMISIVILRKREPDLPRPFRVPFYPVFPVVSLVIATISILAMLIFNLKLGLIYFSILLITFLLYKIFKRADI; the protein is encoded by the coding sequence ATGACACAAAACAAGGGTTTAAAGAAAACGCTAACTCCCTTTATGTTGTGGGGACTTGGAGTAGGGTACGTTATTTCAGGCATGTATTTTGGTTGGAATCTCGGGCTTGAAAAAGGAGGTACAGGTGGCATGGCTGTCGCCACGTTAATCATTATGCTGATGTACATCACCTTTACATTCAGCTATGCCGAACTCGCCTGTGCCATTCCTAAAGCTGGGGGTGTATTTGATTATGCAAATAAGGCGATGGGGCAAAATATCGGGTTTATTGCCGGAATTGCCCAGGTTGTCGAATTCATCCTTGCGCCACCTGCCATAGCCTTTGCCATTGGTGCCTATTTTAATGCTTTCTTTCCGCAGGTACCTATTTTAACCAGTGCCATAGCTATCTATTTTGTATTTACGGCACTCAATGTATACGGGGTTAAAGCCGCAGCTTCTTTCGAGGTTGTTGTGACGATATTTGCTGTTGGCGAATTACTCCTGTTTTCGGGTATTGCTGCGCCAAGGTTTGAAATGGCAAATATGGTACACCATGCCTGGCCAAACGGTTGGATGGGTGTTTTTGGCGCTATACCCTTCGCCATTTGGTTTTTTCTGGGCATTGAAGGAATAGCTAACGTTGCCGAAGAAACAAAAAATCCACAGCGAGATATTAGTAAGGGATTTGGCTGGGCTATTTTTACGCTGGCAGTTTTATGCATCCTGATCTTCTTTACTGCCACCGGAATAGCTGGGTGGGAGGCCATCGTTTATAAAAATGGTGTTGGTGGGGAAACCTCAGACTCGCCGCTGCCATTGGCCCTGGCCAAAATAACCGGTAGCAGTCACTTCATGTATCATTTACTGATTACGGTAGGTTTGTTTGGACTGGTGGCATCCTTTCATGGATTGATTTTGGCGGCAGGCCGTTCTACTTATGAGATGGGGCGCGTGCACAATTTACCCTCTTTTTTGGGTAAAATCTCTCCACGATTCCATACACCGGCAAATGCTCTAATTGGCAATATGGTTATTGGTATACTGGCATTATTATCGGGGAAGACCTCAGAGATCATTATTGTATCTGTTTTTGGTGCACTTACGCTGTATATCATTTCTATGATTTCGATTGTGATATTAAGAAAGCGGGAACCTGATTTGCCAAGACCATTCCGTGTGCCTTTTTACCCCGTATTTCCTGTTGTCTCATTGGTCATTGCTACCATATCTATCCTGGCAATGCTTATTTTTAATTTAAAACTAGGGTTGATTTATTTTTCCATTTTGCTGATTACCTTTTTGTTATATAAAATTTTTAAAAGAGCTGATATATGA
- a CDS encoding glutamine synthetase family protein yields the protein MTTTEILAYVKQHPSGKVKVAVTDIDGVLRGKYISAEKFSAIAAGRLGFCDVTFGWDMGDVAYDNVKFTGWHTGYPDAMVKIDLETFRKIPWENDLPFFLGDFIDEQDKAGMVCPRQLLKKVLSDANSDGFLPYFSQEFEWFNFAETPETVHQKNFQNLNPLSPGMFGYSILRGSLKNEYMSDLFDQLCKFDVPIEGLHTETGPGVYEAAIKYAAVLPAADQAVLFKTAVKEIAYKHGVMATFMAKISENLPGCSGHVHQSLWDTEGKNNLFYDEADSRKMSSLMKSYIAGQLYCLPQILPMIAPTINSYKRLVEGAWAPTTLTWGVDNRTVALRALPGNPKATRLETRVVGSDTNPYLALSACLAAGLYGIRNNMKLEKAATEGNGYKDISNGILPGNLHEATQRMKKSAVAKELFGETFVEHFALTREWEWKQYAKSVTDWEFKRYFEII from the coding sequence ATGACCACAACCGAAATTTTAGCATATGTAAAGCAGCATCCTTCTGGTAAGGTCAAAGTGGCGGTTACAGATATTGATGGTGTATTGCGGGGCAAATACATTTCTGCAGAGAAATTTTCTGCCATAGCTGCAGGCAGACTAGGTTTTTGTGATGTTACCTTTGGTTGGGATATGGGCGATGTGGCCTATGACAATGTAAAGTTTACAGGCTGGCATACCGGCTATCCTGATGCGATGGTAAAAATTGATCTGGAAACTTTCCGCAAAATTCCCTGGGAAAACGACCTTCCATTCTTCCTTGGAGATTTTATTGATGAGCAGGATAAGGCAGGGATGGTTTGCCCCCGACAATTGTTGAAGAAGGTATTGTCGGATGCAAATAGCGATGGGTTTCTGCCTTATTTTTCACAGGAATTTGAATGGTTCAATTTTGCAGAAACGCCTGAGACTGTACATCAGAAAAACTTTCAGAACTTAAATCCCCTCAGTCCCGGAATGTTTGGGTATTCTATTTTACGTGGCAGTTTAAAAAACGAATACATGAGCGACTTATTTGATCAGCTCTGCAAATTTGATGTTCCGATAGAGGGGCTGCATACCGAAACTGGACCTGGAGTATACGAGGCTGCCATTAAATATGCGGCTGTTTTACCAGCGGCCGATCAGGCTGTGTTGTTTAAAACTGCAGTGAAAGAAATTGCTTATAAACATGGAGTGATGGCTACTTTTATGGCCAAGATTAGTGAAAACCTTCCAGGTTGCAGCGGACATGTTCATCAGAGCTTATGGGACACCGAAGGCAAAAATAATCTATTTTATGATGAAGCTGATAGCCGTAAGATGAGTAGTTTGATGAAAAGCTATATTGCCGGACAGCTCTATTGCCTGCCTCAGATTTTGCCTATGATTGCACCCACCATTAACAGCTATAAACGTTTAGTAGAAGGAGCATGGGCGCCTACTACGCTAACCTGGGGGGTAGACAACCGCACTGTTGCCTTAAGGGCGTTGCCAGGTAATCCTAAAGCTACACGATTAGAAACAAGGGTGGTAGGTTCAGATACCAATCCTTACCTGGCTTTGTCTGCCTGTTTGGCGGCTGGTCTGTATGGAATCCGAAACAACATGAAATTGGAGAAAGCAGCTACCGAAGGTAACGGTTATAAAGACATTTCGAACGGCATATTACCGGGGAATCTTCATGAAGCCACGCAGCGGATGAAAAAATCAGCAGTAGCCAAAGAACTTTTTGGTGAAACATTTGTTGAGCATTTTGCCCTAACCCGGGAATGGGAATGGAAACAATATGCAAAGAGCGTTACCGACTGGGAATTTAAAAGGTATTTTGAAATTATTTAA